The Ruania alba genome window below encodes:
- a CDS encoding DUF4255 domain-containing protein — protein MLISAVEDGIENLLRAALPLDRQHGDISFEAPNSTWSTTVNRLTVNLFLYGVSRSAQPPMVQPDRRDATGRVARRFALPMVELSFLVSAWAGSARDEHELLSDVLTRSLTYSTIPAEHLNVSLDSTVQLAVANDEKNRPRDVWSGLGGSLKASFVLIATVAADAYPWQEAAPVVDRVTPAVRPKPERP, from the coding sequence GTGCTGATTTCGGCTGTCGAGGACGGCATCGAGAACTTGCTGCGCGCCGCCCTCCCGCTGGACCGTCAGCACGGCGATATCTCCTTCGAGGCCCCCAACAGCACCTGGTCGACCACGGTCAACCGGCTCACCGTGAACCTGTTCCTGTACGGGGTGAGCCGGTCCGCCCAGCCCCCGATGGTGCAGCCGGATCGGCGGGACGCCACCGGGCGGGTGGCCCGCAGGTTCGCCCTGCCGATGGTGGAGCTGTCGTTCCTGGTGAGCGCATGGGCCGGGTCGGCCCGTGACGAGCACGAGCTGCTCAGCGATGTCCTCACCCGATCGCTGACCTATTCGACGATCCCGGCCGAGCATCTGAACGTCTCGCTGGACTCCACCGTGCAGCTCGCCGTCGCCAACGACGAGAAGAACCGGCCCCGGGACGTCTGGAGTGGTCTGGGTGGAAGCCTGAAGGCCTCGTTCGTGCTGATCGCCACCGTGGCGGCGGATGCCTACCCGTGGCAGGAGGCCGCACCGGTGGTCGACCGGGTCACACCCGCCGTGCGTCCGAAGCCCGAGCGCCCATGA
- a CDS encoding ATP-binding protein translates to MTTHSLTGAVLAAWEAAVERRERAGVWAGADSAGGEVARAALAALVADSASLEVLDAGVGEVAERFGLIAPEPLVLALVCLPEAHPSAHLLAGLLSGDDGAARPSVALAWESAGLGSADPGARRMLEPGGRLRGYGLMRVEGEGVLLSRRLAVPDRVASHVLGAVAVPEEVERVLVHARPVDVDGAGAVADALAGGESLVWVRAAPGAAAASLAVAACRRLGVACVVADLERAPSGRAAGVPEHEGTTPAPAQVRRTLAALALEAGLEGAVLVLLGAQHATAHLDLIDRAAVPVVAVSTIAWEPRWSQLLPATVTATRLSRDEREMLWREAIEEDVVGPEVVAARIMPEEIDLVAERARADARRESRAVEAEDVRRAVRMLAAGHHAHAGGTPATLEDLVLPDHVRAEVERLIGWARNRDEVLGLGDLQGKGGKGTGICALFSGSPGTGKTLAAHVLADALGADLFGVDLSSVVDKYIGETEKNLERVFAKAESLNAVLFFDEADALFGSRSAVTDSRDRYANQEVAYLLQRMEAFEGITVLATNLRGNLDPAFARRLHFMVHFPDPDAITRRRLWEQHLAQLPGTAPGDPVDLDLLAESLEIAGGDVRNIVLAATYDAVAQRRQVGMADLRRAAEREMAKLGRRVTGSQWAGSR, encoded by the coding sequence ATGACGACCCACAGCCTCACCGGTGCCGTGCTGGCAGCGTGGGAGGCCGCCGTCGAGCGCCGTGAACGCGCAGGGGTGTGGGCCGGTGCCGACTCGGCAGGGGGCGAGGTGGCCCGGGCGGCGCTCGCGGCGCTGGTTGCCGACAGCGCATCGCTGGAGGTGCTCGACGCCGGGGTGGGCGAGGTGGCTGAGCGCTTCGGGCTCATCGCACCAGAACCCCTGGTGCTGGCTCTCGTGTGCCTCCCCGAGGCCCACCCCAGTGCCCACCTGCTGGCGGGGTTGCTCTCCGGCGATGACGGCGCAGCCCGCCCGAGCGTCGCCCTCGCCTGGGAGTCGGCCGGTCTGGGCAGTGCCGACCCGGGCGCCCGCCGAATGCTGGAGCCGGGTGGACGGCTGCGCGGGTACGGGCTGATGCGGGTGGAAGGCGAGGGCGTGCTGCTCAGCCGGAGACTGGCGGTGCCGGACCGGGTCGCCTCGCACGTGCTGGGGGCGGTCGCGGTGCCGGAGGAGGTCGAGCGGGTGCTGGTGCACGCGCGTCCGGTCGATGTCGACGGAGCCGGTGCGGTGGCCGATGCGCTCGCAGGAGGTGAATCGCTGGTCTGGGTGAGGGCGGCGCCGGGGGCAGCTGCGGCGTCTCTCGCAGTCGCGGCGTGCCGGCGCCTGGGAGTGGCGTGCGTCGTGGCCGATCTGGAGCGGGCGCCGTCGGGGCGTGCGGCCGGCGTGCCCGAACACGAGGGAACGACGCCGGCTCCAGCCCAGGTGCGCCGTACGCTCGCCGCCCTGGCCCTGGAGGCGGGACTCGAGGGTGCGGTGCTGGTGCTGCTCGGCGCTCAGCACGCCACGGCGCATCTTGACCTGATCGATCGTGCGGCGGTGCCGGTGGTCGCGGTCTCGACGATCGCGTGGGAACCACGATGGTCGCAGCTGTTGCCGGCGACGGTGACGGCCACCCGCCTGAGCAGGGACGAACGTGAGATGCTCTGGCGCGAGGCGATCGAGGAGGACGTGGTCGGCCCGGAGGTGGTCGCCGCCCGCATCATGCCGGAGGAGATCGACCTGGTCGCCGAGCGGGCACGCGCCGACGCGCGGCGGGAGAGTCGCGCGGTGGAGGCCGAGGATGTGCGGCGGGCGGTGCGGATGCTGGCCGCCGGGCACCATGCCCATGCCGGCGGTACCCCGGCCACCCTCGAGGACCTGGTGCTGCCTGATCATGTGCGCGCCGAGGTGGAAAGGCTGATCGGGTGGGCGCGCAACCGTGACGAGGTGCTGGGGCTGGGCGACCTGCAGGGCAAGGGTGGCAAGGGCACCGGCATCTGCGCGCTCTTCTCCGGAAGCCCGGGGACGGGGAAGACGCTCGCGGCGCACGTGCTGGCCGACGCACTCGGTGCGGACCTGTTCGGCGTGGACCTGTCGAGCGTGGTGGACAAGTACATCGGTGAGACCGAGAAGAACTTGGAGCGGGTGTTCGCAAAGGCGGAGTCGCTCAATGCGGTGCTGTTCTTCGACGAGGCGGACGCCCTGTTCGGGAGCCGCTCGGCGGTGACCGACTCCCGTGACCGCTACGCCAACCAGGAGGTCGCCTATCTGCTGCAGCGGATGGAGGCCTTCGAAGGGATCACCGTGCTGGCCACGAACCTGCGCGGCAACCTCGATCCGGCGTTCGCGCGGCGCCTGCACTTCATGGTGCATTTCCCCGATCCGGATGCAATCACCCGGCGCCGCCTGTGGGAGCAGCATCTGGCACAGCTGCCGGGAACGGCGCCTGGTGATCCGGTCGATCTGGATCTGCTGGCCGAGTCCCTCGAGATCGCCGGGGGCGACGTGCGCAACATCGTGCTGGCTGCGACCTACGACGCGGTCGCGCAGCGGCGGCAGGTCGGTATGGCGGATCTACGCCGTGCGGCTGAGCGGGAGATGGCCAAGCTGGGACGACGGGTGACGGGGTCGCAGTGGGCCGGATCTCGGTAG
- a CDS encoding DUF4280 domain-containing protein → MTCTFGAAPSTMNATSAPTVLIEGNPAATIRDTIPIMNIPPFGMCTSLANPAVAAATTAALGVLTPAPCVPVMATPAWQNGATRTLIGGTPGLTQGAMCTCAYGGVIQIVNAGTLRSQTG, encoded by the coding sequence ATGACGTGCACTTTCGGAGCAGCACCATCGACCATGAATGCGACGAGCGCGCCCACGGTCCTGATCGAGGGCAACCCGGCAGCGACCATCCGCGACACCATCCCGATCATGAACATCCCACCGTTCGGGATGTGCACGTCGCTGGCCAACCCGGCCGTCGCCGCAGCCACGACGGCCGCACTCGGGGTGCTCACCCCGGCTCCCTGCGTCCCCGTGATGGCGACGCCGGCGTGGCAGAACGGGGCCACCCGGACCCTCATCGGCGGCACCCCCGGGCTCACCCAAGGGGCGATGTGCACGTGCGCCTACGGCGGCGTGATCCAGATCGTCAACGCCGGCACCCTCAGGAGTCAGACGGGCTGA
- a CDS encoding septum formation family protein gives MPGTRARSGWHVPPALLILTLAAGCSVFDSTDTASVFDLSAGDCVLAPEDVTVEISEVTVVPCDEPHQLEAYALADFPAPSGQAQASAAGSSFPGDAALKDFADGACAEEFAGYVGVDYRDSSLWFTYLVPSARSWQAEDDRTVLCFVTTTGDELTQSVAGTGW, from the coding sequence ATGCCCGGAACCCGTGCCCGCAGTGGCTGGCACGTGCCACCCGCGCTCCTCATCCTCACCCTTGCGGCTGGCTGCAGTGTGTTCGACAGCACGGACACCGCCTCCGTGTTCGACCTCAGCGCGGGTGACTGTGTGCTGGCGCCGGAGGACGTGACGGTGGAGATCTCCGAGGTCACGGTCGTGCCGTGCGACGAACCGCACCAGCTGGAGGCCTACGCTCTGGCAGACTTCCCCGCACCGTCGGGGCAGGCTCAGGCGTCGGCAGCCGGCAGTTCGTTCCCGGGCGACGCCGCGCTCAAAGATTTCGCCGACGGAGCCTGCGCCGAGGAGTTCGCCGGCTATGTGGGCGTCGACTACCGCGACTCCTCACTCTGGTTCACCTACCTGGTGCCTTCGGCCCGCAGCTGGCAGGCCGAGGACGACCGCACTGTGCTCTGCTTCGTCACCACCACCGGGGACGAGCTCACGCAATCGGTCGCCGGCACCGGGTGGTAG
- a CDS encoding DUF4157 domain-containing protein, with the protein MTERVLSRSTTTAADGRQVAEATRPDAAAASPAPLAGVGTGDLVVGRADDVTEELADRRAETALARLRRTTGVEDSEQGRAGADHDRHGSGCSHLRRSAAPVAVPGAAVGPAGGPLGEQLAGRIESARGGGAPLEGADRVRMESAFGQPLGRLRIHRGPEASRLNDALSAEAFTVGQDVFLGAGARGTDGECVLAHEIAHVLSEPTGSDRDVRRSLKKSIGKALGRTRRRKDQDEDSGGDAQQANADGADLSRLDRLIAWVKRSGVLEKDEGELQAGIDMWGSRLAQGESSTENTLVTGAASVGGGGGAYARGAVSSSENINAVGITYEQYQALMELGTFLGVNGRLEGQAYAKLGEHAHVLLSGRIQGFAGAMARARGQASVTMVGGRPVGVDATGSASAFAGAKVKADISGEIAANAGTAAQGMGVHLGAGGEAMAGAEASADGEFAIDPVRGVVAISGKASAFAGAKATGHIEGKTTLYGRKLLGFRAKGEASAGAGGTVEGGFSMRGGNLTFEVFAGGSAGLGAGGGGEVVADLKPLGVLIWRMASKALWQARAKSDPDGVRDKIMNYEDVLTRNVEPELETYRDMKLEQLRMNRATDYVKIEKVQAIIDRAFPRSKLTSMAPDDAHVSKVDRFLESMIEDTFKDVDGSGRPDVEVTVSKGKIKTLLFTPRTIASQLGGAIEGKHAHGTDAGKLNPMSEVGK; encoded by the coding sequence ATGACGGAACGGGTGCTCTCGCGTTCGACGACCACGGCGGCCGATGGGCGGCAGGTCGCGGAGGCCACCCGCCCCGATGCTGCTGCGGCGTCCCCGGCGCCGCTGGCGGGTGTCGGTACAGGTGACCTGGTGGTGGGTCGTGCCGATGACGTGACTGAAGAGCTGGCGGATCGGCGGGCCGAGACCGCGCTCGCCAGGCTCCGCCGGACCACGGGTGTGGAGGACAGCGAGCAGGGCCGGGCGGGAGCCGATCACGATCGTCATGGCTCGGGCTGTTCGCACCTGCGGCGGTCGGCTGCTCCGGTCGCTGTTCCGGGCGCGGCCGTGGGACCGGCGGGTGGGCCGCTGGGCGAGCAGCTGGCAGGGCGGATCGAGTCTGCCCGTGGTGGCGGAGCTCCGCTCGAGGGAGCTGATCGCGTCAGGATGGAGAGCGCCTTCGGGCAGCCCCTCGGGCGCCTGCGTATCCACCGGGGGCCGGAGGCGAGCCGGCTCAACGACGCCCTCTCTGCCGAGGCGTTCACCGTTGGTCAGGACGTCTTCCTCGGTGCGGGAGCTCGCGGCACGGATGGCGAATGCGTGCTTGCCCATGAGATCGCGCACGTGCTCTCTGAACCAACCGGATCCGATCGTGACGTCCGCAGATCTCTCAAGAAGTCCATTGGCAAGGCGCTTGGTCGAACCCGGCGCAGGAAGGACCAGGACGAGGACTCCGGAGGCGATGCACAGCAAGCGAATGCGGACGGCGCGGATCTCAGCCGGCTCGACCGACTGATCGCCTGGGTCAAGCGGTCAGGAGTGCTCGAGAAGGACGAGGGGGAGCTCCAGGCCGGTATCGACATGTGGGGCTCGCGACTCGCTCAAGGTGAGTCATCCACCGAAAACACGCTCGTGACCGGGGCGGCATCGGTCGGCGGAGGTGGCGGAGCCTATGCGCGTGGCGCCGTGAGCTCATCGGAGAACATCAATGCCGTCGGGATCACGTATGAGCAGTATCAGGCGCTGATGGAGCTCGGCACCTTCCTCGGTGTGAACGGTCGCCTGGAAGGGCAGGCCTACGCCAAGCTCGGCGAGCACGCCCACGTGTTGCTCTCCGGTCGAATTCAGGGGTTCGCCGGTGCGATGGCTCGTGCGCGAGGGCAGGCGTCGGTGACCATGGTCGGCGGTCGCCCGGTCGGAGTGGACGCGACCGGTTCAGCCTCAGCGTTCGCCGGCGCGAAGGTGAAGGCGGACATATCCGGCGAGATCGCAGCAAACGCCGGTACCGCTGCACAAGGGATGGGTGTCCATCTGGGTGCTGGCGGGGAGGCGATGGCAGGCGCAGAAGCATCGGCCGACGGTGAGTTCGCCATCGACCCGGTCCGGGGGGTCGTGGCGATCTCCGGTAAGGCGTCGGCCTTTGCCGGAGCCAAGGCAACCGGCCATATCGAGGGCAAGACGACGCTCTATGGCCGGAAGCTCTTGGGCTTCAGGGCGAAGGGTGAAGCCAGCGCTGGGGCGGGTGGCACTGTCGAGGGCGGCTTCTCGATGCGAGGCGGGAACCTGACCTTCGAGGTCTTCGCCGGCGGGTCCGCAGGGCTCGGTGCGGGCGGTGGTGGTGAGGTGGTCGCCGATCTCAAGCCGCTCGGGGTGCTGATCTGGCGGATGGCCAGCAAGGCGCTGTGGCAGGCTCGGGCGAAGAGCGACCCGGACGGCGTGCGAGACAAGATCATGAACTATGAGGACGTGCTCACCCGTAATGTTGAGCCGGAGCTGGAGACGTATCGGGACATGAAGCTGGAACAGCTGCGGATGAACCGCGCCACCGACTACGTCAAGATCGAGAAGGTGCAGGCGATCATCGATCGCGCATTCCCGCGGTCGAAGCTGACCTCGATGGCCCCGGACGACGCCCACGTCAGCAAGGTGGACCGCTTCCTCGAGTCCATGATCGAGGATACGTTCAAGGACGTCGACGGGTCCGGACGGCCCGACGTGGAAGTCACGGTGAGCAAGGGGAAGATCAAGACGTTGCTGTTCACCCCGCGCACCATCGCCAGTCAGCTCGGCGGGGCGATCGAGGGTAAGCACGCCCACGGCACGGACGCGGGCAAGCTGAACCCGATGTCGGAGGTAGGAAAGTGA